In Lysobacter sp. FW306-1B-D06B, the sequence GAAGGTCAGGTCGAACAGCACGCCCCACACCAGCGCGGTGTATTCCAGCGGCGCGATGGCCGAGGCCTCGCCCAGGCGGAATGCTTCGGTGATCGCGTACTGCCCCAGCGCACCGGCGACGCCGATGCCGGCGATCAGCCACAGGTCCTCGCGACGGATCGGCACCCACTCCGGCCACGCCAGCACGCCGGCGCCGATCGCGATCATCACCATCAGCCACACCATCATCGACTGCGTGCTGTCGGTGCGCGCGAGCACGCGCACGGTGATCGCGCTGATCGCATACATCACGGCCGCCACCAGCACGGCCAGCGCCGCCAGGCTGATCATGCCCTCGCCGGTGGGACGCAGCAGCACCAGCACGCCGATCAGGCCGACGGCAATGGCGGTCCATCGCCGCGGCCCGACCTTCTCGCCCAGCACCGGCACGGAGAGCGCGGTGATCAGCAGCGGCGCGACGAAGAACACCGAATAGGTCGTCGACAGCGGCAGCTTCGACACGGCGTAGATGAAGGTCGCCATCATCGCCACGCCCAGCACGCCGCGCAGCAGGTGCAGCGACCAGCGCACGCGGAACAGCGTCGCCACGCCGCCCGTCGCCAGCGCCCACACCAGCACCAGCGGCAGCGATGCGGCGCCACGCAGCGAGGCCACCTGGAACGGCGGGTAGTGCGTGGACAGCTGTTTCAGGGCCGCATCCATCATCGCGAACATCGCCACGGCGACCAGCATGGTCAGCATCGCGCGGGCCTGGTGCGGGTTGTGCGAGGGGGACATGGCGGAAATCGGCGTGGGGGGCTCGCACTATAGCGGCGCGGGCGGGATGGGCTCGCTCCGTAGCCCGGGTAAGCGAAGCACACCCGGGAGGCGCGTTACGTGCACACAAGCTCCCGGGTGCGGCCTTCGGCCTTACCCGGGCTACGCCCCTTCTCCCTCCGCGAGAAGGTGCTCGAAGCGCCTGCCCTGGACTTGATCCAGGGGCGGATGAGGGGACGCAACGTTGGGCT encodes:
- a CDS encoding DMT family transporter, which encodes MSPSHNPHQARAMLTMLVAVAMFAMMDAALKQLSTHYPPFQVASLRGAASLPLVLVWALATGGVATLFRVRWSLHLLRGVLGVAMMATFIYAVSKLPLSTTYSVFFVAPLLITALSVPVLGEKVGPRRWTAIAVGLIGVLVLLRPTGEGMISLAALAVLVAAVMYAISAITVRVLARTDSTQSMMVWLMVMIAIGAGVLAWPEWVPIRREDLWLIAGIGVAGALGQYAITEAFRLGEASAIAPLEYTALVWGVLFDLTFWGVLPDAITWIGAAIIVVSGLYLIRRERVHVEAEHP